Genomic DNA from Selenomonas sp. oral taxon 126:
GCGCCGCTCCTCCATGCAGCGGGGCTCGCCGTCGTCCTCGTCACGAACGGCACAATCTGCGCGGATCCGCTTGAGCGCCTCCTCCCACATATCGACGCGATGAACATCGACCTCAAGTGCTTTCGGGAGGACGGATACCGACGCCTCGGCGGCGATCTTGGGACAGTCAAGGAGACGATCACACACGCCGTCCTGCGCGGCGTCCACGTCGAGGTGACCTCGCTCATCGTCCCCGAGATGAACGACAGCGCGGCGGACATGGAGGAGGAGGCACGCTGGCTCGCCGGCCTCTCGCCCGAGATCCCCCTGCACATCAGCCGCTATTTCCCGCGCCACAGGATGAACACACCGCCCACGCCGATCGCGACCATCGACCGCCTCACAGAGATCGCCCGCCAGAATCTGCGGCATGTCCATCGCGGGAACTGCTGAATAAAGTATTGTATCCCTTTGCAAGATACGGTATGATAGATGATAGGAAGCCCTGATAAATTCAGCCCGATCATCTTGGCGCATCTTAATGCCGTAATCCCAAGCCTCCCCCGCTCACAGCGGGGGAGGGGGACCATGCAAGCGGTGGTAGGGGCGCTCCGTGTACGAGTAAGGTATTTCAAAGGAGATGACGCACATGACAAAATCCAAGAAGCTGCGCGGCATGATCGCAGCAATGACGGTGACAGGACTCCTGCTCGCAATGCCAACTTCTCAGGCGGCAGAGGAGAGCCGCACCGCAGCACAGATACAGACGGAGCAGACTGTGCCGGCGAACGCCCCCTTTGCCATCGTCCGCCAGGGAAAGAAGTGGGGCGCAGTCACACCGACGGGCGCACTCGCAATCCCGGCGGAGTACGATGAGATCACATCCTATTCGGCGGACGCACTCGCCGTCCGTCAGGGCAAGAAATGGGGTGTCGTCCGCCTCGATGGAACGCCCATCGTCCCCGTTGCCTACAAGACCATCTATCCGATGTCAGGGGACATGATTGTCGTCGTGGATGCCAAGGACAACTACGGCGCATACAACACGGGCGGCAGTCTTATCCTGCCTGCCGAGTACAAGTATATCAGTCCGTTCAACGACGGTATTGCCAAGGTCATGCACAAGGACAAGAAGGATGTATTCTACCGGAGCGACGGCAGCCTCCTGTCGGATGCGACCTACGACGCGGCGCAACCGTTCTCGGAGGGGCTTGCCGCCGTCAAAACATCCAACGGCAAATACGGCTTTATTGACAGGGCGGGCACCATGGTCATTCCCGCTGCCTACGATTGGGCAGACTCCTTTATGGAGGGGCTTTGCGTGGTCGAGGTCAAGAAGAAATACGGCTTCATCGACAAAAATGGCACAATGGTCATCGCCCCGCAGCTCCGCGCGAAGCAGATGCGCGGCTTCCATGACGGGCTTGCAATGGTAAAGGAAAAGAAGCACTGGGCGTTCATCGACAAGACGGGTGCAAAGGTAATCCAGACGAAATACGAGGATGTTGACCCGTTCGATCACGGTCTTGCCGAGGTACGCCGCCCGGTGAAATCGACCAACTTCCTTGGTGCTGTTCTCACGCTTGGTGCTGCAACCGCAGGACATTTTATATACGACAGCGTTATTCTGGATGATGAAAAGATCAAGCGCGGCTACATTGATCGAAACGGTGTGGAGGTCATATCGGCAAAGAATGACTACAACTCCCCCTTTTATAACGACATGGCGCGCGTCCGCATCAAGTACAAATGGGGTCTGGTCGATCGCGCGGGGGCATACATCATCGAGCCGAAATATAAGGACATACACTTCTTCTACGACGATCTCGCTGCGGTGCAGGACGGCGACAAATGGGGCTTTGTCGGGCGTGACGGCGCTGTCGTGATTGCGCCAAAATACGATGAGGTAAAGGACTTCAGCGAGGGGCTTGCCGTTGTCCGTCAGGGACAAAAATCCTTCTTCATCGACAAGACGGGGCGCG
This window encodes:
- a CDS encoding WG repeat-containing protein: MTKSKKLRGMIAAMTVTGLLLAMPTSQAAEESRTAAQIQTEQTVPANAPFAIVRQGKKWGAVTPTGALAIPAEYDEITSYSADALAVRQGKKWGVVRLDGTPIVPVAYKTIYPMSGDMIVVVDAKDNYGAYNTGGSLILPAEYKYISPFNDGIAKVMHKDKKDVFYRSDGSLLSDATYDAAQPFSEGLAAVKTSNGKYGFIDRAGTMVIPAAYDWADSFMEGLCVVEVKKKYGFIDKNGTMVIAPQLRAKQMRGFHDGLAMVKEKKHWAFIDKTGAKVIQTKYEDVDPFDHGLAEVRRPVKSTNFLGAVLTLGAATAGHFIYDSVILDDEKIKRGYIDRNGVEVISAKNDYNSPFYNDMARVRIKYKWGLVDRAGAYIIEPKYKDIHFFYDDLAAVQDGDKWGFVGRDGAVVIAPKYDEVKDFSEGLAVVRQGQKSFFIDKTGRVPFLVPSTITDLGMFIAGLAPAKIGDKWGFIDHAGTVVIPPTYDETRTHQYTTDKL